From a region of the Listeria monocytogenes ATCC 19117 genome:
- a CDS encoding ABC transporter ATP-binding protein: MTLMMKNISKNYQDGEQVIEVLKNVSLEVAQGEFVAIVGPSGAGKSTFLSIAGALLSPTEGEIAIGGKVLNDLTSKELTKVRLDKVGFIFQGANLIPYLNVRDQLLVIAELSGEKGRGAKEKADELLKELGLTARENNYPESLSGGEKQRVAIARALMNDPDIILADEPTASLDANRGHKVVQMIADEVKRKNKAAIMVTHDERVLDLVDRVIRIEDGYLKD; encoded by the coding sequence ATGACTTTAATGATGAAAAATATTTCTAAAAATTATCAGGATGGCGAGCAAGTCATCGAAGTATTGAAAAATGTATCTTTAGAAGTGGCGCAAGGAGAATTCGTTGCAATCGTTGGACCTTCAGGCGCCGGGAAAAGTACATTTTTATCTATCGCAGGCGCCTTATTATCCCCAACAGAAGGAGAAATTGCTATAGGTGGAAAAGTGTTAAATGACCTTACAAGCAAAGAATTAACAAAAGTGCGGCTCGATAAAGTAGGATTCATTTTCCAAGGTGCGAACCTAATCCCGTACTTAAATGTCCGTGATCAGTTACTCGTAATTGCGGAACTATCTGGTGAAAAAGGGCGGGGTGCGAAAGAAAAAGCAGATGAATTACTTAAAGAATTAGGTTTAACTGCTCGCGAAAACAATTACCCGGAAAGTTTATCGGGTGGTGAAAAACAACGTGTCGCTATTGCTAGAGCACTGATGAACGACCCCGATATTATTTTAGCGGACGAACCAACCGCAAGCTTAGATGCGAACCGTGGTCACAAAGTAGTCCAAATGATTGCGGATGAAGTAAAACGAAAAAATAAAGCTGCCATCATGGTTACGCATGATGAACGAGTTTTAGACTTAGTTGACCGCGTAATTCGGATTGAAGATGGCTATTTGAAGGATTAA
- a CDS encoding cation diffusion facilitator family transporter, giving the protein MAHNHDHAHGHNHNHAHNANKKSLFISFILIATFMVVEVIGGIMTNSLALLSDAGHMLSDAVALGLSLAAFKFGEKAASSDKTYGYKRFEILAAFLNGLTLVGISVFIFYEAIGRFFDPPQVIGAGMMTISVIGLLINILVAWILMKGDTSENLNMRSAFLHVLGDLLGSVGAIIAALLIIFLGWNIADPIASVIVAALILVSGWRVLKDAIHILMEGKPANVDTEEIKTFFQQQDGVKEVHDLHVWAITSDFNALTAHLTVCEDADRDKILADIEHYLQENFSLEHSTIQLEGNHAHHHHCN; this is encoded by the coding sequence ATGGCACATAACCACGATCATGCTCATGGACACAATCATAATCATGCGCATAATGCCAACAAAAAATCATTATTTATCAGTTTTATTCTAATTGCTACATTTATGGTAGTCGAAGTTATTGGTGGAATTATGACCAATAGTTTGGCGCTACTTTCTGATGCGGGGCACATGCTCTCTGACGCCGTGGCGCTAGGTTTAAGTTTAGCTGCATTTAAATTTGGCGAAAAAGCAGCAAGCTCCGATAAAACATATGGCTATAAAAGATTTGAAATTTTAGCTGCATTTCTTAATGGATTAACGCTCGTTGGGATTTCTGTTTTTATATTCTATGAAGCGATTGGTCGCTTCTTTGATCCGCCACAAGTAATTGGAGCTGGAATGATGACTATTTCTGTTATCGGATTGCTTATTAATATTTTGGTCGCTTGGATTTTAATGAAAGGTGACACTAGCGAAAATTTGAATATGCGTAGTGCGTTCTTGCATGTGCTTGGAGATTTGCTTGGCTCTGTTGGTGCGATTATTGCCGCGTTACTCATTATTTTCCTTGGCTGGAATATCGCTGACCCGATTGCGAGTGTTATTGTTGCGGCACTTATCTTAGTTAGTGGTTGGCGTGTACTGAAAGATGCGATTCATATTTTGATGGAAGGAAAACCAGCGAATGTCGATACAGAAGAAATCAAAACGTTTTTCCAACAGCAAGACGGTGTCAAAGAAGTGCATGATTTACATGTATGGGCGATTACTTCGGATTTCAATGCTCTTACAGCTCATTTGACCGTATGCGAAGATGCCGACCGAGATAAGATTTTGGCAGATATTGAGCATTATTTGCAAGAAAACTTCTCTTTAGAACATAGTACGATTCAACTTGAAGGAAATCACGCTCACCATCATCACTGCAATTAA
- a CDS encoding Cof-type HAD-IIB family hydrolase, whose protein sequence is MANVAIDTVITDMDGTLLVKKGDQIHPLNKEVLMEWQKNGKKLFLATGRLDLAILPFIHELNIKTPVISCNGGLVRDFTTGEILYKSNIELDLIHTVLETLEPLDVNYHIYTTERILGPTNTGKIAFFNELNKTLPENEQVPITLTTDPFSVLREGEFPLKVLVIESDLEKRAEIKAALEGLPLSVLASASNLIDIMNEGIDKAKGLTYLAENGYINLDSTIAFGDNENDVGMIELAEIGVAMENGIPLALEKADKIAKHHDIGGLGLFMQEEIL, encoded by the coding sequence TTGGCAAATGTAGCGATTGATACAGTTATTACAGATATGGACGGAACATTACTAGTAAAAAAAGGTGATCAAATTCATCCCCTCAACAAAGAAGTTTTAATGGAATGGCAAAAAAACGGAAAAAAACTTTTCCTTGCAACGGGGCGACTGGATTTAGCAATTTTACCATTTATCCACGAGCTCAATATCAAAACGCCAGTCATTTCTTGTAATGGCGGATTAGTACGCGATTTTACTACTGGAGAGATTTTATATAAAAGTAATATTGAACTGGATTTGATACATACGGTATTAGAAACGCTTGAACCGCTGGACGTTAATTATCATATTTATACAACGGAGCGAATTCTCGGACCAACCAATACAGGCAAAATCGCCTTTTTCAATGAATTAAATAAAACTTTACCGGAAAATGAACAAGTTCCAATTACTTTAACTACGGATCCATTCAGCGTGCTTCGAGAAGGTGAATTCCCACTAAAAGTACTCGTAATTGAATCAGATTTAGAAAAACGAGCAGAAATCAAAGCAGCTTTAGAAGGCTTGCCACTTTCTGTTCTCGCGTCTGCCTCGAATTTAATTGATATTATGAATGAAGGAATTGATAAGGCAAAAGGTCTCACTTATCTTGCGGAAAATGGTTACATTAATCTTGATTCAACAATTGCTTTTGGGGATAATGAAAATGATGTCGGTATGATTGAATTAGCCGAAATTGGTGTAGCAATGGAGAATGGCATTCCGCTAGCTTTAGAAAAAGCAGATAAAATCGCAAAGCATCATGATATCGGCGGGCTAGGGTTATTTATGCAAGAAGAAATTTTATAA
- a CDS encoding ABC transporter permease, giving the protein MFLALRELKHAKLRYILIGLIMVLIAWLVLFVTGLANGLANDNGAAISSNKATYYVLQKDSDNRLTRSNLTASETDSVAKQVKKSESTNLGVQMGTITPPNKDKKTDITYFGIDKTGFMKPAITEGTEPEKTKEVVADISLKESGYKLGSKLKDSATGEEFTITAFTKNNTFSHSPVIFVGWDAWKLVHQTNQAAEGEYNAVALDVSESTAKNLSLGSMELSSSKEVLQGIPGYSEEQGSLLMMIAFLFVIAAFVLAAFFYVITIQKINQFGILKAVGARTAYLGRSIVTQVVFLSVVSLLIGNGLTFGLAAILPASMPFTLSPVLAIGCSALFLVVAVIGSMLSLYRVAKVDALEAIGRAN; this is encoded by the coding sequence ATGTTTTTGGCATTAAGAGAATTAAAACACGCAAAATTACGCTATATTCTAATTGGATTAATTATGGTGTTAATCGCATGGCTTGTTTTGTTTGTAACGGGACTTGCGAATGGACTTGCAAACGACAATGGGGCAGCCATTTCATCCAATAAAGCAACTTATTATGTTTTACAAAAAGACTCGGATAATCGCTTAACGAGGTCCAATTTAACCGCGTCCGAAACAGACAGCGTAGCGAAGCAAGTGAAAAAATCAGAAAGCACCAACCTAGGCGTGCAAATGGGCACGATCACACCACCCAACAAAGATAAAAAAACAGACATTACTTATTTCGGTATAGATAAAACAGGCTTCATGAAACCGGCCATCACAGAAGGAACAGAGCCAGAGAAAACAAAAGAAGTAGTAGCCGATATTTCTTTAAAAGAGTCTGGTTATAAATTAGGCAGCAAACTCAAAGATAGCGCAACAGGAGAAGAGTTCACGATTACCGCCTTCACCAAAAATAACACATTTAGCCATTCACCGGTTATATTCGTCGGCTGGGATGCTTGGAAATTAGTGCATCAAACGAACCAAGCAGCAGAAGGAGAATATAACGCCGTAGCGCTAGATGTTTCTGAAAGCACAGCTAAAAACCTATCACTCGGCTCCATGGAACTTTCGTCTAGTAAAGAAGTGCTTCAAGGTATCCCTGGCTACTCAGAAGAACAAGGATCGCTACTGATGATGATTGCCTTTTTGTTCGTCATCGCCGCATTTGTTCTAGCTGCTTTCTTTTACGTCATTACGATTCAAAAAATCAACCAATTTGGGATTTTAAAAGCAGTTGGCGCACGAACAGCCTATTTAGGCCGAAGTATCGTTACCCAAGTTGTTTTCCTATCAGTTGTCAGTTTGTTAATTGGTAATGGCTTAACATTCGGTCTTGCAGCAATTTTACCGGCGAGCATGCCATTTACACTTAGCCCGGTACTTGCAATCGGCTGTTCTGCCTTATTCCTTGTTGTAGCAGTCATTGGATCGATGTTATCACTCTATCGTGTAGCAAAAGTAGACGCGTTAGAAGCAATTGGGAGGGCAAACTAA
- a CDS encoding zinc-binding alcohol dehydrogenase family protein codes for MKAVGLTRASTDFVDIEIDKPVPENHDLLVRIKAISINPVDTKQREATKLSGDEVRILGWDAVGEVVDTGSEVALFQTGQDVYFAGDVTRQGAYAEYTLIDERLVGLKPHNLNVEEAAAMPLTTITAWEALFDRLTITENDKGKSILIINGAGGVGSIATQLAAHAGLEVIATASRPETVEWTKSHGANYVINHRENIPEQLEELGFEQGVDFILCLHNTSAHWDEMQEAIRPQGKICSIVELAEPVKMTLLKDKSATFSYEFMFTRSKYDTTDKIRQHEILTEAAHMLDAGELTTTLNQVLSPVNAATIEEAHKIISSGKMIGKLVVKGFE; via the coding sequence ATGAAAGCTGTAGGATTAACGAGAGCGTCAACGGATTTTGTGGATATAGAAATCGACAAGCCAGTACCAGAAAACCATGATTTACTAGTTAGAATTAAAGCGATTTCCATCAATCCGGTAGATACTAAACAACGTGAAGCAACGAAGCTATCTGGAGATGAAGTACGGATTTTAGGTTGGGATGCGGTTGGAGAAGTAGTAGATACTGGGAGTGAAGTTGCATTATTTCAAACCGGGCAAGACGTTTATTTCGCAGGTGACGTCACAAGGCAAGGAGCGTACGCAGAATACACTTTAATTGATGAGCGGTTAGTTGGTTTGAAACCACATAACTTGAACGTAGAGGAAGCTGCTGCGATGCCACTGACAACTATTACAGCTTGGGAAGCATTGTTTGATCGTTTAACTATTACTGAAAATGATAAAGGTAAATCAATTTTAATTATTAATGGCGCTGGTGGTGTTGGTTCTATTGCGACCCAACTAGCTGCACATGCTGGTCTTGAAGTCATCGCCACGGCCTCACGCCCAGAAACAGTAGAATGGACTAAGAGCCACGGCGCGAACTATGTTATCAACCACCGAGAAAACATCCCAGAACAACTGGAAGAACTTGGATTTGAGCAGGGAGTTGATTTTATTTTATGTTTGCATAACACGAGTGCTCACTGGGATGAGATGCAAGAAGCGATTCGCCCACAAGGGAAAATTTGCTCTATTGTAGAACTTGCAGAGCCAGTGAAAATGACTCTTTTAAAAGACAAGAGTGCTACTTTCAGCTATGAATTCATGTTTACTCGTTCGAAATATGATACAACAGATAAAATCAGACAGCATGAAATTTTAACAGAAGCAGCTCATATGCTAGATGCGGGCGAATTAACAACGACATTAAATCAAGTTTTATCACCCGTGAACGCGGCGACAATAGAAGAAGCTCACAAAATTATCTCATCCGGAAAAATGATTGGAAAATTAGTAGTGAAAGGATTTGAGTAA
- a CDS encoding dihydrofolate reductase family protein, with amino-acid sequence MSEKQVALYIAVSLDGYIADENGSVEWLESIDSEGDAGYEAFFDNVDTVVMGRTTYQQIFSLTDTFPYSKKDVYVFSNTKAGTKDEYADFVAGTVDTWLNNIDGEKIWLVGGAKLVQQFLKEKAIDRFVITIAPIILGKGIPLFEEDREHALELEEVTRFGQFAQLTYKNLEEN; translated from the coding sequence ATGAGTGAAAAACAAGTTGCGCTATATATCGCGGTTAGTTTGGACGGTTATATTGCAGATGAAAACGGAAGTGTCGAATGGTTAGAATCTATTGATAGTGAAGGGGATGCGGGTTATGAAGCTTTCTTTGACAACGTAGATACAGTTGTAATGGGCCGGACGACGTATCAACAAATTTTCTCGCTTACTGACACATTCCCTTACAGTAAAAAAGATGTCTACGTTTTTTCCAACACGAAAGCTGGGACAAAAGATGAGTATGCCGACTTTGTAGCTGGGACTGTTGATACATGGCTGAATAACATTGATGGTGAAAAAATCTGGCTTGTAGGTGGCGCAAAATTAGTGCAACAATTTTTAAAAGAGAAGGCGATAGATCGGTTTGTGATAACGATTGCGCCCATTATTTTAGGAAAAGGAATTCCACTCTTTGAAGAAGATAGAGAGCACGCGCTAGAGCTAGAAGAAGTAACTCGTTTCGGCCAGTTTGCCCAACTAACGTATAAAAACTTGGAGGAAAATTAA
- a CDS encoding alpha/beta hydrolase, with protein MKKYFITIMILLFGALFLSACQKDDEVENSSPPKVDLKNEIPIILIHGSGGDTHSLDEMADHLMNEYKSSNEAMSMSINSKGKITYQGKLTKDAKRPIIKFGFDQNQATPDDWSKWLKIAMEDLKSRYGFTQMDGVGHSNGGLALTYFAEDYSNDNAVPTLRKLVAIGSPFNDLDPDDNGEDLAFNKLPSNTPQLDYFIDKETKISTDLEVLSIAGALSEDNLTDGIVPTNSSLASRLFMPNNAKVYMEDLQVGESAIHQTLHETSESIEKTHWFLEKSSPEKKEIKLISK; from the coding sequence GTGAAGAAATATTTTATAACAATCATGATTTTACTTTTTGGCGCGTTATTTCTCAGTGCTTGTCAAAAAGATGACGAGGTTGAAAATTCTTCTCCTCCTAAAGTAGACTTAAAAAACGAAATACCCATTATTTTAATTCATGGGAGCGGTGGCGATACACATTCTTTAGATGAAATGGCAGATCACTTAATGAATGAATACAAAAGTTCTAATGAAGCAATGTCAATGTCAATTAACTCAAAAGGAAAAATCACATACCAAGGCAAGCTAACAAAAGATGCCAAACGTCCCATTATCAAATTTGGCTTCGACCAAAACCAAGCAACTCCAGATGATTGGTCTAAATGGTTAAAAATCGCAATGGAAGATTTGAAGTCACGTTACGGTTTCACACAAATGGACGGAGTTGGTCATTCTAACGGCGGCTTGGCTTTAACTTATTTTGCAGAAGACTACTCTAATGACAACGCGGTCCCTACTCTGCGCAAATTAGTTGCTATTGGCTCTCCTTTTAATGATTTGGACCCAGACGATAATGGCGAAGATTTAGCTTTTAATAAATTACCATCCAACACCCCTCAACTAGATTATTTTATTGACAAGGAAACTAAAATTAGTACTGACCTAGAAGTACTATCCATTGCTGGAGCTCTTAGTGAAGATAATTTAACCGATGGTATTGTCCCAACGAATAGTTCACTCGCTTCCAGACTTTTCATGCCTAATAACGCAAAAGTCTATATGGAAGATTTACAAGTTGGTGAAAGTGCTATTCACCAAACATTGCATGAAACATCTGAAAGTATCGAAAAAACACATTGGTTCTTAGAGAAATCGAGCCCCGAAAAAAAAGAAATTAAATTAATTTCTAAATAG
- a CDS encoding putative quinol monooxygenase, whose amino-acid sequence MLHIQAKVQVKPDLVAEFLVEVNLVIQGSLSETGNHGYELVHSVENANIFYILEKWTDEAAIQFHNGTEHYKRFKKNVPAFLAMPIEVDLLAPVERR is encoded by the coding sequence ATGCTACATATACAAGCAAAAGTCCAAGTTAAACCTGATTTAGTAGCGGAATTCTTGGTGGAAGTGAATTTAGTAATCCAAGGCTCGCTTTCAGAAACCGGAAATCATGGCTACGAATTGGTTCACTCTGTAGAAAACGCAAATATTTTCTATATTCTAGAAAAGTGGACTGATGAAGCAGCAATTCAGTTTCATAACGGGACAGAGCATTATAAACGTTTCAAAAAAAATGTCCCCGCTTTTTTAGCAATGCCGATTGAGGTGGATTTGCTTGCGCCAGTTGAGCGACGATAG